The following coding sequences lie in one Pseudomonas svalbardensis genomic window:
- the lpxD gene encoding UDP-3-O-(3-hydroxymyristoyl)glucosamine N-acyltransferase — MTATIKLGQLAEFLGATLRGDPEKEITGLATLQEAGPAQLSFLANPQYRKYLADSRAAALLLKAADAEGFAGNALVVPDPYLAYARISHLFDPKPKAAVGVHPTAVVAADAMVDPAASIGAFAVIESCARIAAGVTVGAHCFIGARCEIGEGGWLAPRVTLYHDVRIGKRVVIQSGAVLGGEGFGFANEKGVWQKIAQIGGVLVGDDVEIGVNTAIDRGALADTVLGNGVKLDNQIQIAHNVQVGDHTAMAACVGISGSTKIGKHCMLAGGVGLVGHIEICDNVFITGMTMVTHSITEKGSYSSGTAMQPAAEWRKSAARIRQLDDIARRLRQLEKRVGEVTPDGNASSDG, encoded by the coding sequence ATGACAGCGACTATAAAGCTCGGCCAATTGGCCGAGTTCCTCGGCGCCACACTGCGTGGCGACCCGGAGAAAGAAATTACTGGGCTAGCCACTTTGCAAGAGGCTGGCCCAGCTCAGTTGAGCTTTCTCGCAAACCCCCAATACCGTAAATACCTGGCTGACAGCCGGGCCGCAGCCCTGTTGCTGAAGGCCGCTGACGCTGAAGGTTTTGCAGGTAATGCGCTGGTGGTGCCTGACCCTTATCTGGCCTACGCGCGGATTTCCCATCTGTTCGATCCCAAGCCAAAGGCCGCTGTCGGTGTTCATCCGACAGCCGTTGTGGCAGCGGATGCAATGGTCGATCCGGCGGCGAGCATTGGCGCCTTTGCGGTGATCGAAAGCTGCGCGCGTATTGCTGCGGGCGTGACCGTTGGCGCGCACTGCTTCATCGGTGCCCGCTGCGAGATTGGCGAGGGCGGCTGGCTGGCCCCGCGAGTCACGCTGTACCACGATGTTCGCATCGGTAAACGGGTGGTGATTCAATCGGGTGCCGTGCTCGGTGGCGAAGGTTTCGGTTTTGCCAACGAGAAAGGAGTCTGGCAGAAAATCGCCCAGATCGGTGGTGTGCTGGTCGGTGATGACGTGGAGATTGGCGTGAATACCGCTATTGATCGCGGTGCGCTAGCCGATACCGTTCTGGGTAACGGGGTGAAACTCGACAACCAGATTCAGATCGCCCACAACGTCCAGGTCGGTGATCACACCGCCATGGCCGCGTGCGTGGGGATCTCCGGCAGCACCAAAATCGGCAAGCATTGCATGCTCGCCGGTGGCGTAGGGCTGGTGGGGCATATCGAAATTTGCGACAACGTTTTCATCACCGGGATGACCATGGTGACCCACTCGATTACCGAAAAGGGTTCCTATTCTTCCGGTACAGCCATGCAACCGGCAGCCGAATGGCGCAAAAGCGCGGCCCGCATCCGTCAGCTCGATGACATCGCGCGGCGTCTGCGACAGCTGGAAAAGCGTGTAGGGGAAGTGACCCCTGACGGTAATGCTTCATCAGATGGCTGA
- the frr gene encoding ribosome recycling factor, protein MINEIKKDAKERMQKSVESLMHNFGRIRTGQAHPSILEGVMVPYYGSDTPIKQVANITVKDARTLQVVAFERNMLGAVDKAIGSAGLNLNPTNLGELLLISMPALTEETRKGFTKQARDVAEDARVAVRNIRRDANSQLKDLVKEKEISEDEERRATGEIDDLTKKFVAEIDANLAQKEKDLMAV, encoded by the coding sequence ATGATCAACGAAATCAAGAAAGACGCTAAAGAGCGTATGCAGAAATCCGTCGAGTCGCTGATGCACAACTTCGGCCGTATTCGTACTGGACAGGCGCACCCAAGCATTCTGGAAGGCGTGATGGTGCCGTATTACGGTTCTGACACCCCGATCAAACAGGTGGCGAACATCACTGTCAAAGACGCCCGTACCCTGCAAGTCGTTGCCTTTGAGCGCAACATGCTGGGTGCCGTCGACAAAGCCATTGGTAGCGCGGGCCTGAACCTCAACCCGACCAACCTGGGTGAATTGCTGCTGATCTCCATGCCGGCCCTGACCGAAGAAACCCGCAAGGGCTTCACCAAGCAGGCTCGCGATGTCGCTGAAGATGCTCGTGTTGCGGTGCGCAACATCCGTCGTGATGCGAACAGTCAGCTCAAGGATCTGGTCAAGGAAAAAGAAATCAGCGAAGACGAAGAGCGCCGCGCCACTGGCGAGATCGATGATTTGACCAAAAAGTTCGTGGCTGAAATCGACGCGAATCTGGCGCAGAAAGAAAAAGACCTGATGGCCGTATAA
- a CDS encoding phosphatidate cytidylyltransferase: MLKQRIITALILLPIALCGFFLLEGTGFALFIGLVVTLGAWEWARLAGFTEQPVRAAYAAVVALMLFVMHILPGLAPWVLGASVLWWGVATYLVLTYPRSSELWSSAACKLVIGLLILLPAWQGLVQIKQEPLGNWLIMAVMVLVWGADIGAYFSGRAFGKRKLAPQVSPGKSWEGVYGGLAVSLVITVIVGLVRDWTVAQLFKGLMGAAIIVFISVVGDLTESMFKRQSGIKDSSNLLPGHGGVLDRIDSLTAAIPVFAVLLWMAAP; this comes from the coding sequence ATGCTTAAACAACGAATCATCACCGCGCTGATCCTGCTGCCGATTGCCCTGTGCGGGTTTTTCCTGCTCGAAGGCACCGGTTTTGCGCTGTTCATCGGGCTGGTCGTGACCCTTGGTGCATGGGAGTGGGCACGCCTGGCGGGCTTCACTGAGCAGCCGGTCCGCGCTGCCTATGCGGCTGTCGTCGCGTTGATGCTGTTTGTCATGCATATCCTGCCTGGGCTCGCGCCTTGGGTATTGGGCGCGTCGGTACTTTGGTGGGGCGTTGCAACCTATCTGGTGCTGACGTATCCGCGCTCCAGCGAACTTTGGTCCAGCGCTGCCTGTAAGCTGGTGATCGGCCTGCTGATCCTGCTGCCCGCCTGGCAAGGTCTGGTTCAGATCAAGCAGGAGCCTTTGGGCAACTGGCTGATCATGGCGGTGATGGTGCTGGTCTGGGGCGCTGATATCGGTGCTTACTTCTCCGGTCGGGCCTTTGGCAAGCGCAAGCTGGCGCCACAGGTCAGTCCCGGCAAAAGCTGGGAGGGCGTCTACGGCGGCCTCGCGGTGAGTCTGGTCATTACTGTCATTGTCGGTCTGGTTCGAGACTGGACGGTGGCGCAGCTGTTCAAAGGTCTGATGGGTGCAGCCATCATCGTGTTTATCTCGGTGGTAGGTGATCTCACCGAAAGCATGTTCAAGCGTCAGTCCGGGATCAAGGACAGCAGCAATCTATTGCCGGGTCACGGCGGCGTGCTGGACCGTATCGACAGCCTGACTGCAGCGATTCCAGTGTTTGCCGTGCTGCTGTGGATGGCGGCACCGTGA
- a CDS encoding OmpH family outer membrane protein yields the protein MRKLTQLVLLATVLVAGPAFADMKIAVLNYQMALLESDAAKKYAVDAEKKFGPQLSKLKTLESSAKGIQDRLMAGGDKMQQGERERLELEFKQKARDFQFQSKELNEAKAVADREMLKQLKPKLDSAVEEVIKKGAFDLVFERGAVIDVKPQYDITRQVIERMNQLK from the coding sequence GTGCGTAAGTTGACTCAATTGGTTCTCCTGGCGACCGTACTGGTAGCAGGTCCGGCTTTTGCCGACATGAAAATCGCCGTTCTGAACTATCAGATGGCTCTGCTGGAATCCGATGCGGCCAAGAAGTACGCCGTTGATGCCGAGAAGAAGTTCGGTCCACAGCTGTCCAAGCTCAAGACTCTGGAAAGCAGTGCCAAAGGTATTCAGGATCGTCTGATGGCTGGCGGCGACAAGATGCAGCAAGGCGAGCGTGAACGCCTGGAACTCGAGTTCAAGCAAAAGGCCCGTGATTTCCAGTTCCAGTCCAAGGAACTGAACGAAGCCAAAGCCGTTGCCGACCGTGAAATGCTGAAGCAGCTCAAGCCGAAACTGGACAGCGCTGTGGAAGAAGTCATCAAGAAAGGTGCTTTTGACCTGGTCTTCGAGCGTGGCGCAGTGATTGATGTCAAACCTCAGTACGACATCACTCGCCAGGTTATCGAGCGCATGAATCAGCTGAAGTAA
- the lpxA gene encoding acyl-ACP--UDP-N-acetylglucosamine O-acyltransferase, translating to MSLIDPRAIIDPTAILADGVEVGPWSIIGAGVEIGEGTVIGPHVILKGPTRIGKHNRIYQFSSVGEDTPDLKYKGEETRLVIGDHNVIREGVTIHRGTVQDRSETTLGDHNLIMAYAHIGHDSVIGNHCILVNNTALAGHVHVEDWAILSGFTLVHQYCHIGAHSFSGMGTAIGKDVPAYVTVFGNPAEARSMNFEGMRRRGFSEDAIHALRRAYKVVYRQGLTVEQALAELAEPSAQFPEVAVFRDSIQSSTRGITR from the coding sequence ATGAGTTTGATTGACCCTCGCGCAATCATCGATCCGACGGCTATCCTGGCCGACGGCGTCGAGGTCGGCCCTTGGTCGATCATCGGTGCAGGTGTGGAAATCGGCGAGGGGACAGTGATCGGGCCGCATGTGATTCTCAAAGGCCCGACCCGAATCGGAAAGCACAACCGCATCTACCAGTTTTCTTCGGTAGGTGAGGACACGCCCGATCTGAAATACAAGGGTGAAGAAACCCGTCTGGTCATCGGTGACCACAACGTCATCCGTGAAGGCGTGACGATTCACCGTGGGACCGTTCAGGACCGCTCTGAAACAACCCTGGGCGATCACAATCTGATCATGGCCTATGCCCACATCGGCCACGATAGCGTCATCGGCAACCACTGTATCCTGGTCAACAACACCGCGTTGGCGGGCCATGTGCACGTTGAAGACTGGGCAATCCTGTCCGGTTTTACCTTGGTTCATCAGTACTGCCATATCGGCGCCCACAGCTTTTCCGGTATGGGCACGGCTATCGGCAAGGACGTCCCGGCTTACGTTACGGTGTTCGGCAACCCGGCCGAAGCTCGCAGCATGAACTTCGAAGGCATGCGTCGTCGCGGTTTCAGCGAAGATGCGATCCACGCGCTGCGTCGTGCCTACAAGGTGGTTTATCGCCAGGGGCTGACGGTCGAACAGGCGCTCGCCGAACTGGCCGAACCGTCGGCCCAGTTTCCGGAAGTCGCGGTGTTCCGTGATTCCATCCAGTCTTCGACCCGCGGCATCACTCGTTAA
- the uppS gene encoding polyprenyl diphosphate synthase has protein sequence MEKTKQTAPSAVPRHVAIIMDGNNRWAKKRFMPGVAGHKAGVDAVRAVIEVCAEAGVEVLTLFAFSSENWQRPADEVSALMDLFFKALRREAKRLNENNISLRIIGDRSRFHPELQAAMREAEAMTAGTNRFVLQIAANYGGQWDIAQAAQRLAREVQAGHLRPEDITPELLQTCLATGDLPLPDLCIRTGGEHRISNFLLWQLAYAELYFSDLFWPDFKHDAMRTALADFASRQRRFGKTSEQVEAGARV, from the coding sequence ATGGAAAAGACCAAGCAGACTGCGCCGTCCGCGGTGCCGCGCCATGTCGCGATCATCATGGATGGTAATAATCGCTGGGCGAAAAAGCGCTTTATGCCGGGTGTCGCCGGTCATAAAGCGGGCGTGGATGCTGTTCGTGCGGTGATCGAGGTGTGCGCCGAGGCCGGGGTCGAAGTATTGACCCTGTTCGCCTTCTCCAGCGAGAACTGGCAGCGCCCGGCCGACGAGGTCAGTGCCTTGATGGATCTGTTCTTCAAGGCATTGCGTCGCGAGGCCAAGCGCCTGAACGAAAACAACATCAGTTTGCGCATCATTGGTGACCGTTCGCGCTTTCATCCAGAGCTTCAGGCTGCCATGCGTGAAGCCGAGGCGATGACGGCGGGCACCAATCGCTTCGTTCTGCAGATTGCTGCCAACTATGGCGGACAGTGGGATATCGCGCAGGCTGCACAGCGTCTGGCTCGGGAAGTTCAGGCCGGGCACCTGCGCCCCGAAGACATTACCCCGGAACTGTTGCAAACCTGTCTGGCTACCGGCGATCTGCCGTTGCCGGACTTGTGCATCCGTACCGGTGGCGAGCACCGCATCAGTAACTTCCTGCTGTGGCAGCTGGCTTACGCCGAGTTGTACTTCTCCGACCTGTTCTGGCCGGACTTCAAACACGATGCCATGCGTACCGCGCTGGCCGATTTTGCTTCTCGGCAGCGCCGCTTCGGTAAAACGAGCGAGCAGGTCGAGGCTGGAGCCCGGGTTTAA
- the rseP gene encoding sigma E protease regulator RseP, translated as MSALYMIVGTLVALGVLVTFHEFGHFWVARRCGVKVLRFSVGFGMPLLRWHDKKGTEFVVAAIPLGGYVKMLDEREGEVPADQLDQSFNRKSVRQRIAIVSAGPIANFLLAMIFFWVLAMLGSEQVRPVIGAVESGSIAAKAGLSAGQEIIAIDGEPTSGWAAVNLQLVRRLGESGSLQLLVRDQGSTADSPRELMLDKWLKGADEPDPIRSLGLRPWRPALPPVLAELDPKGPAQAAGLKTGDRLLALDGKSLDDWQQVVDTVRMHPDTKIMLRVERDGAQIDVPVTLAARGEKKAPSGYLGAGVKAVDWPPEMIREVSYGPVAAIGEGARRTWTMSVLTLDSLKKMLFGELSVKNLSGPITIAKVAGASAQSGVADFLNFLAYLSISLGVLNLLPIPVLDGGHLLFYLIEWARGRPLSDRVQGWGIQIGISLVIGVMLLALVNDLGRL; from the coding sequence ATGAGCGCGCTCTATATGATTGTCGGCACCCTGGTGGCTTTGGGTGTGCTGGTCACCTTCCACGAATTCGGCCATTTTTGGGTCGCACGTCGCTGTGGGGTCAAAGTGCTGCGTTTCTCCGTGGGCTTCGGTATGCCGTTGCTGCGCTGGCACGACAAGAAAGGCACTGAATTCGTCGTCGCCGCGATCCCGCTGGGCGGTTACGTGAAAATGCTCGACGAGCGCGAAGGCGAAGTGCCGGCCGATCAGCTTGATCAATCCTTCAATCGCAAATCCGTCCGCCAGCGCATCGCTATCGTATCGGCGGGTCCGATTGCCAACTTTTTACTGGCGATGATTTTTTTCTGGGTACTCGCCATGCTCGGCAGCGAGCAAGTGCGCCCGGTCATTGGTGCAGTCGAATCCGGCAGCATCGCCGCCAAGGCTGGTTTGAGCGCGGGCCAGGAAATCATTGCCATCGATGGCGAGCCAACTTCCGGCTGGGCCGCGGTGAACCTGCAGTTGGTCCGTCGTCTTGGGGAGAGCGGTTCCCTGCAGTTGCTGGTCCGTGATCAGGGTTCCACCGCGGATTCGCCCCGTGAGCTGATGCTGGATAAATGGCTCAAGGGTGCCGATGAGCCAGATCCGATTCGTTCGCTGGGTTTACGCCCTTGGCGTCCGGCGCTGCCACCGGTCCTGGCCGAACTTGACCCGAAAGGCCCGGCACAGGCTGCTGGCCTGAAGACCGGTGACCGACTGTTGGCTCTGGACGGTAAGTCGCTTGATGACTGGCAGCAGGTGGTGGACACGGTCCGTATGCACCCTGATACCAAAATCATGCTGCGCGTCGAGCGTGATGGTGCTCAAATCGACGTCCCTGTGACGCTGGCCGCTCGCGGCGAGAAGAAGGCACCCAGTGGTTATCTGGGAGCTGGGGTGAAGGCAGTTGATTGGCCGCCAGAGATGATTCGCGAAGTGAGTTATGGTCCTGTGGCAGCGATTGGGGAGGGTGCTCGACGCACCTGGACCATGAGTGTACTGACCCTCGATTCGCTCAAGAAAATGTTGTTCGGTGAGCTCTCGGTAAAAAACTTGAGTGGACCGATAACCATTGCTAAAGTGGCGGGCGCTTCTGCCCAGTCGGGTGTCGCTGATTTCCTGAATTTCCTTGCTTATCTGAGTATTAGCTTGGGAGTTCTGAATTTGTTGCCCATTCCTGTACTGGATGGGGGGCATTTGTTGTTTTATCTGATCGAGTGGGCGCGTGGTCGCCCCTTGTCGGATCGGGTGCAGGGTTGGGGGATACAGATCGGTATCAGTTTGGTGATCGGGGTGATGTTGCTTGCTCTTGTCAATGATCTGGGTCGACTGTAA
- the ispC gene encoding 1-deoxy-D-xylulose-5-phosphate reductoisomerase, which produces MSRPQQITVLGATGSIGLSTLDVIARHPERYQVFALSGFTRLSELLALCVRHTPRFAVVPEAGAARGLQDDLRAAGLSTRVLVGEEGLCQVASDPEVDAVMAAIVGAAGLRPTLAAVEAGKKILLANKEALVMSGALFMQAVRKSGSVLLPIDSEHNAIFQCMPQDFARGLSAVGVRRILLTASGGPFRQTPMAELVHVSPEQACAHPNWSMGRKISVDSASMMNKGLELIEACWLFDAKPSQVEVLIHPQSVIHSLVDYIDGSVLAQLGNPDMRTPIANALAWPERIDSGVAPLDLFAIARLDFQAPDEERFPCLRLARQAAESGNSAPAMLNAANEVAVAAFLDGRVRYPEIASIIEEVLNLEPVVAVDDLEAVFTADAKARVLAEQWLSRHGR; this is translated from the coding sequence GTGAGCCGCCCGCAGCAGATTACCGTCCTGGGGGCGACCGGTTCGATTGGTCTGAGCACGCTTGACGTCATCGCTCGCCATCCCGAGCGCTATCAGGTTTTCGCCTTGAGCGGTTTCACCCGTCTGAGCGAGCTGTTGGCGCTGTGTGTTCGTCATACGCCGCGGTTTGCCGTGGTGCCTGAGGCGGGTGCTGCCCGAGGCTTGCAGGACGACTTGCGCGCCGCAGGTCTGTCGACTCGCGTGTTGGTGGGTGAGGAGGGCCTGTGTCAGGTTGCTTCCGATCCTGAGGTCGATGCGGTCATGGCGGCCATCGTTGGCGCTGCGGGCTTGCGACCGACCCTGGCGGCGGTCGAAGCCGGCAAGAAAATCCTCCTGGCCAACAAAGAAGCACTGGTGATGTCCGGTGCGCTGTTCATGCAGGCAGTGCGCAAGAGTGGTTCGGTGTTGCTGCCGATCGACAGCGAGCACAACGCGATTTTCCAGTGCATGCCACAGGATTTCGCTCGTGGGCTCAGTGCCGTCGGGGTGCGTCGGATTTTACTCACGGCCTCTGGCGGTCCGTTCCGACAGACACCTATGGCTGAACTGGTGCATGTTTCCCCTGAGCAAGCGTGTGCCCACCCGAACTGGTCCATGGGGCGCAAGATTTCGGTGGATTCGGCCAGCATGATGAACAAGGGGTTGGAGCTGATCGAAGCCTGCTGGCTGTTTGATGCCAAGCCGTCTCAGGTCGAAGTGCTGATTCATCCTCAAAGCGTGATTCATTCGCTGGTCGATTACATCGACGGTTCGGTATTGGCCCAGTTAGGTAACCCTGACATGCGCACGCCGATCGCTAACGCGCTGGCCTGGCCGGAGCGAATCGACTCGGGTGTTGCGCCGCTGGACCTGTTTGCAATTGCGCGGCTGGACTTCCAGGCGCCTGATGAAGAGCGATTCCCGTGTCTGCGCCTTGCGCGTCAGGCGGCTGAATCCGGCAATAGCGCGCCGGCCATGCTAAATGCGGCGAATGAAGTGGCGGTCGCGGCCTTTCTCGACGGACGTGTTCGCTACCCGGAAATCGCGAGTATCATCGAAGAAGTATTGAATCTCGAGCCCGTGGTTGCGGTTGACGATCTCGAGGCAGTGTTCACGGCCGACGCAAAAGCGCGAGTACTGGCCGAACAATGGTTGAGTCGTCACGGGCGGTAA
- the fabZ gene encoding 3-hydroxyacyl-ACP dehydratase FabZ yields the protein MMDINEIREYLPHRYPFLLVDRVVDLDVEGKRIRAYKNVSINEPFFNGHFPAHPIMPGVLIIEAMAQAAGILGFKMLDVKPADGTLYYFVGSDKLRFRQPVTPGDQLILEARFISCKRQIWKFECQASVDGKPVCSAEIICAERKL from the coding sequence ATGATGGACATCAACGAGATTCGCGAATACCTGCCTCACCGTTACCCGTTCCTGCTGGTGGACCGGGTCGTGGATCTGGATGTGGAAGGCAAGCGCATTCGCGCCTACAAGAATGTCAGCATCAACGAACCGTTCTTCAATGGTCACTTCCCTGCGCATCCAATCATGCCGGGTGTGTTGATCATCGAAGCGATGGCTCAGGCTGCCGGCATCCTTGGCTTCAAAATGCTCGACGTGAAGCCTGCCGACGGCACGCTCTACTACTTCGTCGGCTCCGACAAGCTGCGTTTTCGCCAGCCCGTCACCCCAGGCGATCAGTTGATCCTCGAAGCCCGCTTCATCAGCTGCAAGCGCCAGATATGGAAGTTCGAATGCCAGGCTTCGGTCGATGGCAAGCCAGTCTGTTCTGCTGAAATCATCTGCGCGGAACGCAAACTATGA
- the bamA gene encoding outer membrane protein assembly factor BamA — MKRLLLTAVLTVLMIAEVHAESFTISDIRVNGLQRVSAGSVFGALPLNVGEQADDRRLVESTRALFKTGFFQDIQLGRDGNVLVITVVERPSVASIEIEGNKAISTEDLMKGLKQSGLAEGEIFQRATLEGVRNELQRQYVAQGRYSATVDTEVVPQPRNRVALKVNINEGTVAAIQHINVVGNTVFPDEDLIDLFELKTTNWLSFFKNDDKYAREKLSGDLERLRSYYLDRGYINMDIASTQVSITPDKKHVYITVNVNEGEKYTVRDVKLSGDLKVPEDQVKSLLLVQKGQVFSRKLMTTTSELITRRLGNEGYTFANVNGVPQPHDEDHTVDITFAVDPGKRAYVNRINFRGNTKSEDEVLRREMRQMEGGWASTYLIDQSKTRLERLGFFKEVNVETPAVPGVDDQVDVNYSVEEQASGSITASVGFAQSAGLILGGSITQNNFLGTGNKVSVGLTRSEYQSRYNFGYVDPYWTADGVSLGYNAFYRTTDYDDLDVDVASYAVDSLGAGVSVGYPISETSRLTFGLTAQQDKIKTGQYTVDEIFDFVNKEGDNYLNFKASAGWSESTLNKGVLATRGHSQSLTLETTTPGSDLSFFKLDYRGQLFQPLSENYTMRLHTELGYGDGYGSTDGLPFYENYYAGGFNSVRGFKDSTLGPRSTPSRGAAVTGNTGTLADPDQDPLPFGGNVLIQGGVEVLFPLPFVKDQRSLRTSVFWDVGNVFDSNCEKTTNANVGSAAQTECNDISLSNVASSVGVGVTWVTALGPLSFALAMPIKKPDDAETQVFQFSLGQTF, encoded by the coding sequence ATGAAACGTCTGCTGCTAACTGCGGTTCTCACCGTGTTGATGATCGCCGAAGTTCACGCCGAGTCCTTCACTATCTCTGATATTCGCGTCAATGGCCTCCAGCGGGTCTCCGCGGGTAGCGTCTTTGGTGCTTTGCCGTTGAACGTCGGGGAACAGGCGGATGATCGTCGCCTGGTGGAATCCACTCGTGCGTTGTTCAAAACCGGTTTCTTTCAAGATATCCAGCTGGGCCGCGATGGCAACGTCCTGGTCATCACGGTAGTCGAGCGCCCGTCGGTCGCCAGTATCGAGATCGAGGGTAACAAGGCGATCTCCACTGAAGACCTGATGAAAGGCCTCAAGCAATCCGGTCTGGCCGAAGGCGAGATCTTCCAGCGCGCCACCCTCGAAGGTGTGCGTAACGAGCTGCAGCGCCAATACGTCGCTCAGGGTCGCTACTCGGCTACCGTCGACACTGAAGTGGTGCCGCAGCCGCGTAACCGCGTTGCGTTGAAGGTCAATATCAACGAAGGCACCGTTGCTGCTATCCAGCACATCAACGTGGTGGGTAACACCGTCTTCCCTGATGAAGACCTGATCGACCTGTTTGAACTCAAGACCACCAACTGGCTGTCGTTCTTCAAGAACGATGACAAGTATGCTCGTGAAAAACTTTCCGGTGACCTGGAGCGTCTGCGCTCCTACTACCTGGACCGTGGCTATATCAACATGGATATCGCTTCGACCCAGGTGTCCATCACTCCGGACAAGAAGCACGTCTATATCACCGTCAACGTCAATGAAGGCGAGAAGTACACCGTCCGTGACGTCAAGCTGAGCGGCGACCTGAAAGTCCCTGAAGACCAGGTCAAGTCCCTGCTGCTGGTCCAGAAAGGCCAGGTGTTCTCGCGCAAGTTGATGACCACCACGTCCGAACTGATCACCCGCCGTCTGGGTAACGAGGGTTACACCTTCGCCAACGTCAATGGCGTGCCTCAGCCTCACGATGAAGACCACACCGTCGACATCACGTTCGCCGTCGATCCGGGCAAGCGTGCTTACGTGAACCGCATCAACTTCCGTGGCAACACCAAGTCCGAAGACGAAGTGCTGCGCCGTGAAATGCGTCAGATGGAAGGCGGCTGGGCTTCTACTTACTTGATCGACCAATCCAAGACTCGTCTTGAACGTCTGGGCTTCTTCAAGGAAGTCAACGTCGAAACCCCGGCTGTACCGGGCGTTGATGACCAGGTTGACGTGAACTACAGCGTTGAGGAACAAGCTTCCGGTTCGATCACTGCCAGCGTCGGTTTCGCCCAGAGTGCCGGTCTGATCCTCGGTGGTTCGATCACTCAGAACAACTTCCTCGGTACCGGTAACAAGGTCAGCGTTGGCTTGACCCGCAGTGAATACCAGAGTCGCTATAACTTCGGTTATGTCGACCCGTACTGGACTGCTGATGGCGTGAGCCTGGGTTACAACGCGTTCTATCGCACCACCGACTACGACGACCTTGACGTCGATGTAGCCAGCTATGCCGTAGACAGCCTGGGTGCAGGTGTGAGCGTCGGCTATCCGATCAGCGAGACTTCGCGTCTGACCTTCGGCCTGACTGCGCAACAAGATAAGATCAAGACCGGTCAGTACACCGTTGACGAGATCTTCGACTTCGTTAACAAGGAAGGCGACAACTACCTGAACTTCAAGGCTTCGGCCGGCTGGTCCGAATCCACACTGAACAAAGGCGTATTGGCGACCCGTGGTCATTCCCAAAGCCTGACACTGGAAACCACCACGCCAGGCAGCGACCTGTCGTTCTTCAAGCTTGATTACCGTGGCCAGTTGTTCCAGCCATTGTCTGAAAATTACACCATGCGCCTGCACACCGAACTGGGCTATGGCGATGGTTATGGTTCTACCGATGGCTTGCCGTTCTATGAAAACTACTATGCTGGTGGTTTCAACTCGGTTCGTGGCTTCAAGGACAGCACCCTCGGTCCTCGCAGTACCCCAAGTCGCGGTGCGGCTGTGACGGGTAACACCGGTACGCTCGCTGACCCGGACCAGGATCCGCTGCCGTTCGGTGGTAACGTTTTGATCCAGGGTGGTGTCGAGGTTCTGTTCCCGCTGCCATTCGTCAAGGATCAGCGTTCCCTGCGTACTTCGGTATTCTGGGATGTGGGTAACGTATTCGACTCCAATTGCGAAAAAACCACGAACGCAAATGTCGGTTCAGCCGCTCAAACAGAGTGTAACGACATCAGCCTGAGCAACGTGGCCAGCTCCGTCGGTGTAGGCGTGACCTGGGTTACCGCACTGGGTCCTCTGAGCTTCGCGTTGGCCATGCCGATCAAGAAACCGGATGACGCTGAGACTCAAGTGTTCCAATTCTCCCTCGGCCAGACGTTCTAA